From the genome of Adhaeribacter pallidiroseus:
ACATCCCAAATGTGGCGCGATACCGGGCTACGCTACACCCCGAACAAATAGTTGCTTTTGCGAAAAGACACAACATGCTTTTCCCAATTGCGGTGCAAACTTAATGCTTTTTTTGAAATAACTAACCTTATGTCAAAAAAAAATTTGCGGAGTAAGGGGGATTCGAACCCCCGGTACCCTTTAGAGGTACGGCAGTTTAGCAAACTGCTGGTTTCAGCCACTCACCCATCACTCCGGCTCTTTCGTTTAAAGAGATTGCAAATATACCAGAATATTTTTTACAAATACCAAACTGATTTAAAAACTACTAAAAAATTTTAAAAGACCCAATAGAGTGCTACAGTAAAGCTTTTTAAAGTTATTCCATAATTAAATTGCGTTATTAGCCGTTCAGTAAATGCCCCTACCGCAGAGGCTCCTGTTATCTGGATAGTAGCTTTTGAATACTTATCTTTGCTTTACATGGCAACACCGTTGTTTTTTTAATTTTAATATCAAAAGAGGCCCTATGAAGTGCTTACTTTACCCGAACGCTAGCTAGATAAACCGTTTCTGATTACACCGCATGAATTGGTATCAATCTTTTACCTCCCTGGAAATTATAGTAAGCATCTTATTTTTAGTGCTATACGTTGGTTATATGTACAAAATACACCGTTTAGCGGCGCATTTTAAGCAAAGTGCCGGTATATTATGGGTTAAATTTGGCTTTCGTTCTTTTTACTTTATATTAATCCTGATTGCTATTCTCGGGCCTTCGTTTGGGGCCATGAAAAAAGAAATTAAAACGATCGGAAAAGATATGTTTATTCTCGTAGATGTAACTACTTCCATGAATGCCCGCGATGTTCCCCCTTCGCGCCTGGCAAAAGTGAAATACGAACTCCGGCAATTAATTCAAAAATTTAATTCCGATCGCATTGGTCTGATTGTATTCTCGTCGGAAGCAGTGGTTCAGTGTCCGCTTACATACGACCAAAGCGCTTTACTTTTATTTACCGAAACCTTAAATACGAACTTACTGCCTCGGGCGGGCGCTAATTATGTGCCTGCTTTGCAGTTAGCTTTAGCCAAATTCAAAGCCAATAATCAACCAAATCTTCCCGAAAAACGAGCCGAAATTATTCTGCTTATTAGCGATGGGGAAGATTTTAGTGCCAATCTTAATCCGGTTTACCGGCAATTAAATCAGGAGAATATCCGGGTAATTAGTTTAGGAGTGGGATCAGAAAAAGGCGTACCTATTCCGCTAAACCAAGGATTTGTAGTGGATTCCAAAGGAAAGCGGGTAATTAGTAAATTAAATGCCGAGCGTTTAGCCGAAATTGCGGGCAATACCAATGGGCAGTACTTTGAAATTGGAGCTCGTACTTCCGAAATTCCGCGTCTGATCAGCGCTATTAATGCCATCGAGGGCGAAAAGCAAGAAACCCGGACGGTAGATGTACGCGCTAACAAATACTATTATCCGTTATTTTTAGCATTTATATTTATCATACTCGATATAATAGTTACTTTAAACGTTGTCAGGATATGAAATTAGTGGTTGCTTTTACCATTTTTTTAGCTTTTTTCAGTCAAACGTTAACGAAAGTAGCGCGGATTAATCACTATCTGGAAGAGGCTCAAGCGGCTTATACCCGGAAAGATTTTGCCACGGCCATTTACTTTTACCGGTATTTAAATGATTCTTTACAGGTGCGCGACCGGGAAGTAAAAGTAAATTTGGCGCACGCTTATTTTCAAAGGAAAAATACGCAGCAAGCGCTAAAGTATTACCAGCCTTTACTTACCCGAACGCCGCCCCGAATTTCTTCGTTAATAAATTTGCAGCTGGGGGTAATGATGGTTCCGAATGATAAAACCCGGGCCTTGGACTATTTTAAAAAAGCCTTAATCTTAAATTCGCAGAACGAAGAAGCCCGCTACAATTACGAATTATTAAAAAAATACTTGCTTCAGCACCCCGAAGAAAAACAATCCATCCCACCCCCATCGCGTCCAGAACAAGCAAAAGCCGAAAACTTAAAACCTAAAGAAAACTCTTCTTCGGGCCACAAAGAAGATACGCAGGGCAGCAACCAAGCCGAAATACCGGATTTAAATAACTCCGACCCATTAAACTTACCGCAACCAAACTTAAATGCGCGTAATTTAGAAAATGATGCAAACAACCCAACAACAAAGAAAGAATGGAGGGAAGAATCAAAACGTAATTCCCAGCAAAAAGAGCTTACCGGCACCTTAGCCGGTAACACCCGCGGAATAAATAATACCGGCCATGAAAATAATAATCGAGGCTCCGGTAATAACAGAACCGAAGAAAACACTGCTCCTGGTGGCAGCCAAACTACTTACAATGCATTAAAGGAAGCCAGTATAACGCCGGAAAAAGCCCGCATGCTGCTCGAAGCCATGCGTGAAGCCGAAGTCCAGTATTTACAACAAAT
Proteins encoded in this window:
- a CDS encoding tetratricopeptide repeat protein, whose amino-acid sequence is MKLVVAFTIFLAFFSQTLTKVARINHYLEEAQAAYTRKDFATAIYFYRYLNDSLQVRDREVKVNLAHAYFQRKNTQQALKYYQPLLTRTPPRISSLINLQLGVMMVPNDKTRALDYFKKALILNSQNEEARYNYELLKKYLLQHPEEKQSIPPPSRPEQAKAENLKPKENSSSGHKEDTQGSNQAEIPDLNNSDPLNLPQPNLNARNLENDANNPTTKKEWREESKRNSQQKELTGTLAGNTRGINNTGHENNNRGSGNNRTEENTAPGGSQTTYNALKEASITPEKARMLLEAMREAEVQYLQQIPRKGTKKTNSDKPNW
- a CDS encoding VWA domain-containing protein, with product MNWYQSFTSLEIIVSILFLVLYVGYMYKIHRLAAHFKQSAGILWVKFGFRSFYFILILIAILGPSFGAMKKEIKTIGKDMFILVDVTTSMNARDVPPSRLAKVKYELRQLIQKFNSDRIGLIVFSSEAVVQCPLTYDQSALLLFTETLNTNLLPRAGANYVPALQLALAKFKANNQPNLPEKRAEIILLISDGEDFSANLNPVYRQLNQENIRVISLGVGSEKGVPIPLNQGFVVDSKGKRVISKLNAERLAEIAGNTNGQYFEIGARTSEIPRLISAINAIEGEKQETRTVDVRANKYYYPLFLAFIFIILDIIVTLNVVRI